One Defluviimonas sp. SAOS-178_SWC DNA window includes the following coding sequences:
- the rpsN gene encoding 30S ribosomal protein S14 — MAKKSMVNRETKRAKLVKQYAAKRAGLKAVIEDQSLPMEERFKASMKLAKLPRNSSATRIHNRCQLTGRPHAYYRKLKLSRIMLRDLASMGQIPGMVKSSW; from the coding sequence ATGGCTAAGAAATCCATGGTGAACCGCGAAACGAAGCGCGCGAAGCTGGTCAAGCAGTATGCGGCCAAGCGCGCGGGCCTCAAGGCGGTGATCGAAGACCAGTCGCTGCCGATGGAAGAGCGCTTCAAGGCGTCGATGAAACTGGCGAAGCTGCCGCGCAACTCCTCGGCCACGCGGATCCACAACCGCTGCCAGCTGACGGGCCGTCCGCACGCCTATTACCGCAAACTCAAGCTCAGCCGCATCATGCTGCGCGATCTCGCCTCGATGGGCCAGATCCCGGGCATGGTGAAGTCGAGCTGGTAA
- the rpmC gene encoding 50S ribosomal protein L29, which produces MNATELKTKTPDQLRDELVALKKEAFNLRFQQATGQLENTARMRAVRRDVARINTVLNQKAAEAAAN; this is translated from the coding sequence ATGAACGCCACCGAACTGAAGACGAAGACGCCCGACCAGCTCCGCGATGAGCTTGTCGCGCTGAAGAAGGAGGCCTTCAACCTCCGCTTCCAGCAGGCCACCGGCCAGCTTGAGAACACCGCGCGCATGCGTGCCGTCCGCCGCGACGTCGCCCGCATCAACACGGTCCTGAACCAGAAAGCCGCCGAAGCGGCGGCGAACTGA
- the rpsH gene encoding 30S ribosomal protein S8 — protein MSMNDPLGDMLTRIRNSQMRGKSTVRTPASKLRAWVLDVLAGEGYIRGYEKVTGANGLPELEISLKYFEGTPVIREIKRVSKPGRRVYASVKDIPSVRNGLGVSIVSTPKGVMSDASARTANVGGEVLCTVF, from the coding sequence ATGTCGATGAACGATCCTCTCGGCGATATGCTGACCCGCATCCGCAACTCGCAGATGCGGGGCAAGTCCACCGTCCGTACGCCGGCCTCCAAGCTTCGCGCCTGGGTGCTCGATGTGCTGGCCGGCGAGGGCTATATTCGCGGCTACGAGAAGGTGACGGGGGCCAACGGCCTGCCGGAGCTGGAAATCAGCCTGAAATACTTCGAAGGCACACCGGTGATCCGCGAAATCAAGCGCGTGTCGAAGCCGGGCCGTCGGGTCTATGCGAGCGTCAAGGACATTCCGTCCGTTCGCAATGGCCTCGGTGTCTCGATCGTCTCCACGCCGAAGGGCGTGATGTCGGATGCAAGCGCACGGACCGCCAATGTCGGCGGCGAAGTGCTCTGCACCGTATTCTGA
- the rplO gene encoding 50S ribosomal protein L15: MKLNELRDNPGAAKKSKRVARGPGSGKGKTAGRGIKGQKSRSGVAIGGYEGGQMPLYRRLPKRGFNKPNAKKFAVVNLGLIQKFVEAGKLDAKNEITEDVLVAAGIVRRKLDGIRVLAKGEVSSKLKLAVTGASKAAIAAVEKAGGSLSVTTATAAE, translated from the coding sequence ATGAAACTGAATGAACTCCGGGACAATCCCGGCGCCGCCAAGAAATCCAAGCGCGTCGCGCGCGGTCCCGGTTCGGGCAAGGGCAAGACTGCCGGCCGTGGTATCAAGGGTCAGAAGTCCCGTTCGGGCGTGGCCATCGGCGGCTATGAAGGCGGCCAGATGCCGCTCTACCGGCGTCTGCCGAAGCGCGGCTTCAACAAGCCGAACGCCAAGAAATTCGCCGTCGTCAACCTCGGCCTGATCCAGAAATTCGTCGAAGCCGGCAAGCTTGACGCGAAGAACGAGATCACCGAGGACGTGCTGGTCGCGGCCGGCATCGTTCGCCGCAAACTCGACGGTATCCGCGTTCTCGCGAAGGGCGAGGTCTCGTCCAAGCTGAAGCTCGCCGTAACCGGCGCTTCGAAAGCCGCGATTGCCGCGGTCGAGAAGGCTGGCGGCTCGCTTTCGGTCACGACTGCGACGGCGGCTGAATAA
- the rpsE gene encoding 30S ribosomal protein S5: protein MAEREQRRDRREREETPEFADRLVAINRVSKTVKGGKRFGFAALVVVGDQRGRVGFGKGKAKEVPEAIRKATEQAKRSMIRVPLRDGRTLHHDIEGRHGAGRVVMRTAPAGTGIIAGGPMRAVFEMLGVADVVAKSLGSQNPYNMIRATIDGLKLESSPRMVAQRRGKKVADILKKPEAEAPAEAAEA from the coding sequence ATGGCAGAGAGAGAACAGCGCCGGGACCGTCGCGAGCGCGAGGAAACCCCGGAATTCGCCGATCGCCTCGTCGCGATCAACCGTGTTTCGAAGACCGTGAAGGGTGGCAAGCGCTTCGGTTTCGCGGCCCTCGTGGTGGTCGGTGACCAGCGCGGCCGCGTCGGCTTCGGCAAGGGCAAGGCCAAGGAAGTGCCGGAAGCGATCCGCAAGGCGACCGAGCAGGCCAAGCGCTCCATGATCCGCGTGCCGCTGCGTGACGGCCGCACGCTCCACCACGACATCGAGGGCCGTCATGGCGCCGGTCGCGTCGTGATGCGCACGGCTCCGGCCGGTACCGGGATCATCGCCGGTGGTCCGATGCGCGCCGTGTTCGAGATGCTGGGTGTTGCGGACGTTGTCGCGAAGTCGCTCGGCTCGCAGAACCCCTACAACATGATCCGGGCCACGATCGACGGTCTCAAGCTCGAATCGAGCCCGCGCATGGTCGCGCAGCGTCGCGGCAAGAAGGTTGCGGACATTCTCAAGAAGCCTGAAGCTGAGGCCCCGGCCGAAGCTGCCGAAGCGTGA
- the rplR gene encoding 50S ribosomal protein L18 produces the protein MANSKRDLFLKRRLRVRNKLRKMADGRARLSVHRSSKNISVQLIDDVNGVTLASASSLEKDLGVVGKNNVEAAKKIGAAIAERAKKAGVEECYFDRGGFLFHGKIKALADAAREGGLKF, from the coding sequence ATGGCAAACAGCAAACGGGATCTGTTCCTCAAGCGCCGCCTGCGCGTCCGGAACAAGCTTCGCAAGATGGCCGACGGGCGCGCGCGTCTTTCGGTCCATCGCTCCTCCAAGAACATCAGCGTGCAGCTGATCGACGACGTCAACGGCGTGACGCTCGCCTCGGCCTCCAGCCTCGAGAAGGATCTGGGTGTCGTCGGCAAGAACAACGTCGAAGCGGCGAAGAAGATCGGTGCGGCGATTGCCGAGCGCGCGAAGAAGGCCGGTGTCGAAGAGTGCTACTTCGACCGCGGCGGCTTCCTCTTCCACGGCAAGATCAAGGCTCTGGCCGATGCCGCCCGCGAAGGTGGTCTGAAGTTCTGA
- a CDS encoding GFA family protein, which yields MSSPYVGGCAHHRVRASAEPIDNHECHCNVCKKVTGQHTTHVAFFNHGDVKTDNEAAMKRVPFNADNPNGPLEICLCEDCGAVLMLDDKQKRIRVAVPNVMGYDDASFPKATYHAFWDTSKGYPKPTDGRPVYEGLRPEFTWPAAG from the coding sequence ATGTCCAGCCCGTATGTGGGGGGGTGCGCGCATCATCGCGTGCGCGCCTCTGCCGAACCGATCGACAACCACGAATGCCATTGCAATGTGTGCAAGAAGGTGACCGGCCAGCACACAACCCATGTGGCGTTCTTCAACCACGGCGACGTGAAGACCGACAACGAGGCCGCAATGAAGCGCGTGCCGTTCAACGCCGACAACCCGAACGGCCCGCTCGAGATCTGCCTTTGTGAGGATTGCGGGGCGGTGCTGATGCTCGACGACAAGCAAAAGCGCATCCGTGTCGCGGTGCCGAACGTGATGGGCTACGACGATGCCAGCTTTCCCAAGGCGACCTATCACGCCTTCTGGGACACGTCCAAAGGCTATCCGAAGCCGACCGATGGGCGTCCGGTCTATGAGGGGCTGCGGCCAGAATTTACCTGGCCCGCAGCAGGGTAG
- the rplE gene encoding 50S ribosomal protein L5, producing the protein MLDTATYTPRLKAAYKDKIRAALKEEFSYKNDMQIPRLDKIVLNMGVGEAVKDTKKVKQAADELSLIAGQKAVINKAKKSIAGFRVREEMPLGTKVTLRGDRMYEFLDRLITIALPRVRDFRGVKGTSFDGRGNYAMGLKEHIVFPEIDFDKVDEVLGMDIIICTTAKTDAEAKALLKQFNMPFTS; encoded by the coding sequence ATGCTGGATACCGCAACCTACACCCCGCGTCTCAAGGCTGCCTACAAGGACAAGATCCGCGCCGCTCTGAAGGAGGAATTCTCCTACAAGAACGACATGCAGATCCCGCGTCTGGACAAGATCGTCCTGAACATGGGCGTCGGCGAGGCCGTCAAGGACACCAAGAAGGTCAAGCAGGCCGCAGACGAGCTGAGCCTGATCGCCGGTCAGAAGGCCGTGATCAACAAGGCGAAGAAATCCATCGCCGGCTTCCGCGTCCGTGAAGAGATGCCGCTCGGCACCAAGGTCACGCTGCGCGGCGACCGGATGTACGAATTCCTCGACCGCCTGATCACGATCGCGCTGCCGCGCGTCCGCGACTTCCGCGGCGTCAAGGGCACTTCGTTCGATGGCCGTGGCAACTACGCGATGGGCCTGAAGGAGCACATCGTGTTCCCCGAGATCGACTTCGACAAGGTCGACGAAGTTCTCGGCATGGACATCATCATCTGCACGACCGCGAAAACCGACGCGGAAGCGAAGGCGCTGTTGAAGCAATTCAACATGCCCTTCACCAGCTGA
- the rpmD gene encoding 50S ribosomal protein L30: protein MAKKTIVVKQIASAARRPDIQRRTLIGLGLNKINRTRELEDTPSIRGMVAKIPHLVTIVEERG, encoded by the coding sequence ATGGCCAAGAAAACCATCGTCGTGAAGCAGATCGCTTCCGCCGCCCGCCGCCCGGACATCCAGCGCCGCACCCTGATCGGGCTCGGCCTGAACAAGATCAACCGCACCCGCGAGCTTGAGGACACGCCCTCGATCCGCGGCATGGTCGCGAAGATCCCGCACCTCGTGACGATCGTCGAAGAGCGCGGCTGA
- the rpsC gene encoding 30S ribosomal protein S3, producing MGQKVNPIGMRLQVNRTWDSRWYADSKDYGNLLLEDLKMREFIHDYAKQAGVSKVIIERPHKKCRVTIHTARPGVIIGKKGADIETLRKKLANFTSSELHLNIVEVRKPELDAQLVAESIAQQLERRVSFRRAMKRGVQNAMRMGALGIRVNVAGRLGGAEIARTEWYREGRVPLHTLRADIDYALAEASTPYGIIGIKVWIFKGEIMEHDPQARDRKAAEAQDGPAPRGPRRDAR from the coding sequence ATGGGACAGAAGGTCAACCCGATCGGCATGCGCCTCCAGGTCAACCGCACCTGGGATAGCCGCTGGTATGCCGACAGCAAGGACTACGGGAACCTGCTTCTTGAAGACCTCAAGATGCGCGAGTTCATCCATGACTACGCCAAGCAGGCCGGTGTCTCGAAGGTCATCATCGAGCGTCCGCACAAAAAGTGCCGCGTGACGATCCACACGGCGCGTCCGGGTGTCATCATCGGCAAGAAGGGCGCGGATATCGAGACGCTTCGCAAGAAGCTGGCGAACTTCACCTCCTCCGAACTGCACCTCAACATCGTCGAGGTCCGCAAGCCGGAACTGGACGCGCAGCTGGTGGCCGAGTCGATCGCCCAGCAGCTCGAGCGTCGGGTGTCGTTCCGCCGCGCGATGAAGCGTGGCGTGCAGAACGCGATGCGGATGGGTGCCCTCGGCATCCGGGTCAATGTCGCCGGCCGTCTCGGCGGCGCGGAAATCGCCCGGACCGAATGGTACCGCGAAGGGCGCGTGCCGCTGCACACCCTGCGTGCCGACATCGACTATGCTCTGGCCGAAGCGTCGACCCCCTATGGCATCATCGGGATCAAGGTCTGGATCTTCAAAGGCGAGATCATGGAGCATGATCCCCAGGCCCGCGACCGCAAGGCCGCCGAGGCCCAGGACGGTCCGGCGCCCCGCGGCCCGCGCCGCGACGCCCGGTAA
- the rplF gene encoding 50S ribosomal protein L6 → MSRIGKRPVELPKGVTASVSGQTVEVKGPKGTRSFSATDDVTIAIDGDAINVTPRGTSKRARQQWGMSRSMVANLVEGVSSGFKKELEINGVGYRAAMQGNVLKLSLGYSHEVNFEVPQGVTVTTPKQTEIVVEGIDQQLVGQVAANIREWRAPEPYKGKGIKYKDEYIFRKEGKKK, encoded by the coding sequence ATGTCTCGTATTGGAAAAAGACCGGTCGAGCTGCCCAAGGGCGTGACTGCCTCCGTCTCGGGCCAGACCGTCGAAGTGAAGGGGCCGAAAGGCACCCGCAGCTTCTCGGCCACCGACGATGTGACCATCGCCATCGACGGCGATGCCATCAACGTCACGCCGCGCGGCACCTCGAAGCGGGCGCGCCAGCAGTGGGGCATGTCCCGCTCGATGGTCGCGAACCTCGTCGAGGGCGTGTCGAGCGGTTTCAAGAAAGAGCTTGAGATCAACGGCGTCGGCTACCGGGCCGCGATGCAGGGCAATGTCCTGAAACTGTCGCTCGGCTACAGCCACGAAGTGAATTTCGAGGTGCCGCAGGGCGTGACCGTCACGACCCCGAAGCAGACCGAGATCGTTGTGGAAGGAATCGACCAGCAGCTTGTGGGCCAGGTCGCGGCGAATATCCGCGAATGGCGCGCGCCGGAGCCCTACAAGGGCAAGGGCATCAAGTACAAGGACGAGTACATCTTCCGCAAGGAAGGCAAGAAGAAGTAA
- a CDS encoding class I SAM-dependent methyltransferase yields the protein MECSLPMNKQTGGIDSHVQAYYEASIPRQPNGYPNGWMSAKDLTLLYNAARKTKGDVLEIGPWLGRSSTAIAAGLRSREETGAKPVKYDLIDFGLTSAEEYTERFNERFRVDKDKGRVAEAIYHPGGSMAVLIQNLKSNGLLKQTTNIIRGDFLECPIERAYGMIFCDATHDEDEIARHLPKIAELIAPGGILVFDDIVTDERADLVCSYLNAEFRFMSRQVHPSRSDRCKLLLIETKPTA from the coding sequence ATGGAATGCAGTTTACCAATGAACAAGCAAACGGGTGGGATCGATAGCCACGTTCAAGCCTACTATGAAGCGTCTATTCCGCGTCAGCCGAACGGCTATCCGAACGGATGGATGTCCGCGAAAGACCTGACACTTCTGTACAATGCGGCCCGGAAGACCAAGGGGGACGTCCTGGAAATCGGGCCGTGGCTCGGCCGGTCCTCAACCGCAATCGCAGCCGGGTTGCGGAGCAGAGAAGAGACCGGCGCGAAGCCCGTGAAATATGACCTGATCGACTTCGGCCTGACGAGCGCCGAGGAATACACCGAGCGCTTCAACGAACGCTTCCGGGTGGACAAGGACAAGGGGCGCGTGGCCGAGGCGATCTATCATCCTGGTGGCTCGATGGCGGTCCTGATCCAGAATCTCAAGAGTAACGGCCTTCTAAAGCAAACCACGAACATCATTCGTGGCGACTTCCTCGAATGCCCGATCGAGCGTGCCTATGGCATGATCTTCTGCGATGCGACCCATGACGAAGACGAGATCGCCCGCCACCTGCCCAAGATCGCGGAACTCATCGCGCCAGGCGGTATACTTGTGTTCGACGACATTGTAACGGACGAGCGTGCAGACCTCGTTTGCAGTTATCTGAACGCAGAGTTCCGGTTCATGAGCCGCCAGGTTCATCCAAGCCGCTCCGACAGGTGCAAACTTCTTCTGATCGAAACAAAGCCCACCGCGTAA
- the rpsQ gene encoding 30S ribosomal protein S17, translated as MPKRILQGTVTSDKNEQTITVLVERRFKHPLLHKTVRKSKKYRAHDAENKFKVGDTVRIEECAPISKTKRWTVVSDATA; from the coding sequence ATGCCCAAACGTATCCTGCAAGGCACCGTGACCTCGGACAAGAACGAGCAGACGATCACCGTCCTCGTCGAGCGTCGCTTCAAGCACCCGCTGCTGCACAAGACCGTGCGGAAGTCGAAGAAATACCGCGCCCACGACGCGGAGAACAAATTCAAGGTCGGTGACACCGTTCGCATCGAAGAATGCGCGCCGATCTCGAAGACGAAACGCTGGACGGTGGTGAGCGACGCCACGGCGTAA
- a CDS encoding TIGR02466 family protein, with protein sequence MADITSLFVTRLYRAALNDLAKPRIDGEELRVTCEHIAEEDEAGQDWCEENGYPGYTSYASLNDLTRRAPVFADLQKALDKHVAAFVTELGFDLGAGKLKCDSLWINILPEGGTHASHIHTHSVISGTTYVAMPEGTSALKLEDPRLPMMMHAPLRRKDAGRELQPFVYVKPEVGDVLLWESWLRHEVPMNMAEDERISVSFNYNWA encoded by the coding sequence ATGGCCGACATAACCTCTCTCTTCGTCACCCGCCTTTACCGGGCCGCGTTGAACGATCTGGCGAAGCCCAGGATCGACGGTGAGGAATTGAGGGTCACGTGCGAGCATATCGCCGAGGAGGACGAGGCGGGTCAGGACTGGTGCGAGGAGAACGGCTATCCCGGCTACACCTCCTACGCCTCGCTGAACGACCTCACCCGCCGCGCGCCGGTCTTTGCCGACCTGCAAAAGGCGCTCGACAAGCACGTCGCGGCCTTCGTGACGGAACTCGGGTTCGACCTCGGCGCGGGGAAGCTGAAATGCGACAGCCTCTGGATCAACATCCTGCCCGAGGGCGGCACCCATGCGAGCCACATCCACACCCATTCGGTGATCTCCGGCACCACCTATGTCGCGATGCCCGAGGGGACCTCGGCGCTGAAACTGGAAGACCCCCGCCTGCCGATGATGATGCACGCGCCCCTGCGCCGAAAGGATGCGGGGCGGGAGCTGCAACCCTTCGTCTACGTGAAGCCCGAGGTCGGAGACGTGCTTTTGTGGGAAAGCTGGCTGCGTCATGAGGTGCCGATGAACATGGCCGAGGACGAGCGGATTTCGGTGAGTTTCAATTATAATTGGGCGTAG
- the rplP gene encoding 50S ribosomal protein L16: MLQPKRTKFRKQFKGKISGEAKGGFELSFGGFGLKATEPERITARQIEAARRAITRHMKRQGRVWIRVFPDVPVSSKPTEVRMGKGKGSVDYWAAKVKPGRVMFEIDGVNEVIAREALRLGAMKLPIKTRVVVREDW, from the coding sequence ATGCTGCAACCGAAACGGACCAAGTTCCGTAAACAGTTCAAGGGCAAGATCAGCGGCGAAGCCAAGGGCGGTTTCGAGCTGAGCTTCGGCGGCTTCGGCCTGAAGGCGACCGAGCCCGAGCGCATCACCGCGCGGCAGATCGAGGCGGCCCGCCGCGCGATCACCCGCCACATGAAGCGTCAGGGCCGGGTCTGGATCCGCGTGTTCCCGGATGTCCCGGTCTCCTCGAAGCCGACCGAAGTGCGGATGGGTAAGGGCAAGGGCTCCGTTGATTACTGGGCGGCCAAGGTCAAGCCGGGCCGCGTGATGTTCGAGATCGACGGCGTCAACGAGGTCATCGCCCGCGAGGCGCTGCGCCTTGGTGCGATGAAACTGCCGATCAAGACCCGCGTCGTGGTCCGCGAGGACTGGTAA
- the rplX gene encoding 50S ribosomal protein L24 — protein sequence MAAKLKKGDTVVVLAGKDKGKKGDIQSVDPKAGKAVVEGVNIAIRHTKQSQSNQGGRQPKAMPIDLSNLALMDKNGKATRVGFRMEGDKKVRFAKTTGDVI from the coding sequence ATGGCTGCGAAACTCAAAAAAGGCGACACGGTCGTCGTCCTTGCCGGCAAGGACAAGGGCAAGAAGGGTGACATCCAGTCCGTCGACCCCAAGGCCGGAAAGGCCGTGGTCGAGGGCGTGAACATCGCCATCCGTCACACCAAGCAGTCCCAGTCGAACCAGGGCGGCCGTCAGCCGAAGGCGATGCCGATCGACCTGTCGAACCTCGCGCTGATGGACAAGAACGGCAAGGCCACCCGCGTCGGCTTCCGCATGGAAGGCGACAAGAAGGTCCGCTTCGCCAAGACCACGGGGGACGTGATCTGA
- the rplN gene encoding 50S ribosomal protein L14, translated as MIQMQTNLDVADNSGARRVQCIKVLGGSHRRYASVGDIIVVSVKEAIPRGRVKKGDVRKAVVVRTAKEVRREDGTAIRFDRNAAVILNNQGEPVGTRIFGPVVRELRAKNFMKIISLAPEVL; from the coding sequence ATGATCCAGATGCAGACCAATCTGGATGTTGCTGACAACTCCGGCGCGCGCCGGGTTCAGTGCATCAAGGTCCTGGGTGGTTCCCATCGCCGTTACGCCTCTGTGGGCGACATCATCGTGGTGTCGGTGAAGGAAGCCATCCCGCGCGGCCGCGTGAAGAAGGGCGACGTCCGCAAGGCCGTCGTCGTGCGCACCGCCAAGGAAGTCCGTCGCGAAGACGGCACCGCCATCCGCTTCGACCGCAACGCCGCCGTCATCCTGAACAACCAGGGCGAACCGGTCGGCACCCGTATCTTCGGGCCGGTCGTGCGCGAACTGCGCGCCAAGAACTTCATGAAGATCATCTCGCTGGCGCCGGAGGTGCTCTGA
- a CDS encoding MarC family protein, whose amino-acid sequence MNLDISTLVREFVTLLVVIDPIGTLPVFYFATRGVPEALHWRLAARAVVVAGFVLFFFLVAGQFLLEGVGLRLGSFQIAGGIILFLFALTMIFGDAKPSREIEEAERDHMSGAVFPLAMPSIASPGAMLAVVILTDNHRNTVSDQMVTGLLLVAVLAITLAVLLLARPLKRVIGNTGANIVSRVMGIVLATVAVDSVLNGFDALGVLALPEGGMVTEE is encoded by the coding sequence GTGAACTTGGACATTTCGACTCTCGTGCGCGAGTTCGTCACACTTCTCGTCGTCATCGACCCGATAGGAACGCTGCCGGTTTTCTACTTCGCCACGCGGGGTGTGCCGGAAGCGCTCCACTGGCGGTTGGCCGCCCGTGCAGTCGTGGTGGCCGGGTTTGTTCTCTTCTTCTTTCTGGTCGCGGGCCAGTTCCTGCTGGAAGGGGTTGGCCTCCGCCTCGGTTCGTTCCAGATCGCGGGCGGGATCATCCTTTTCCTCTTCGCGCTGACCATGATCTTCGGCGATGCGAAGCCCTCGCGCGAGATCGAGGAGGCGGAGCGTGATCACATGTCCGGCGCTGTCTTCCCGCTGGCGATGCCGTCGATCGCCTCACCGGGAGCGATGCTTGCGGTGGTCATCCTGACCGACAACCACCGCAACACCGTTTCCGATCAGATGGTGACGGGGCTGCTGCTGGTCGCCGTTCTCGCGATTACTCTGGCCGTCTTGCTGCTCGCGCGGCCTTTGAAGCGCGTCATCGGCAATACCGGTGCCAACATCGTCAGCCGGGTGATGGGCATCGTCCTGGCCACGGTTGCGGTGGATTCCGTCCTGAACGGGTTCGATGCCCTCGGTGTCCTTGCCCTCCCGGAGGGGGGGATGGTAACAGAGGAATAG
- a CDS encoding 1-deoxy-D-xylulose-5-phosphate synthase produces MAPEPQSDNVKGGRHIDNWMDKLGQDLEMPKEFRIEQSRIMYIESKAEGLEGPAVIGRVYFSRSGKTIYYKGMKFQSLKGNGFKANYFEIESGEHYWISGPRKDQNDRLYGGNKGVIVDDDVREEYRSMLRG; encoded by the coding sequence ATGGCCCCCGAACCGCAGAGCGATAACGTCAAAGGTGGACGCCATATCGACAACTGGATGGACAAGCTCGGGCAGGACCTTGAGATGCCCAAGGAGTTCCGGATTGAACAGTCTCGCATAATGTACATTGAATCCAAGGCCGAAGGGCTGGAAGGACCCGCAGTCATCGGTCGCGTGTATTTTTCCAGATCCGGGAAAACCATCTATTACAAAGGAATGAAGTTTCAGAGTTTGAAGGGGAATGGCTTCAAAGCGAACTATTTTGAGATTGAGAGCGGTGAACACTACTGGATTTCCGGACCGCGCAAAGACCAAAATGATCGCCTGTATGGCGGCAACAAAGGTGTAATCGTCGATGATGACGTGCGCGAAGAGTATCGCTCGATGTTACGAGGGTAG